In the genome of Corythoichthys intestinalis isolate RoL2023-P3 chromosome 19, ASM3026506v1, whole genome shotgun sequence, one region contains:
- the abcd4 gene encoding ATP-binding cassette sub-family D member 4 isoform X2 produces MYVNWRKTLTESLHKAYFQGRVYYTLNVLREDIDNPDQRISQDVERLCKQMSAMASRLIVSPFTLTYYTYHCFYSTGWMGPVSIFAFFVVGTVANKILMGPVVSTLCEQEKLEGDFRFKHMQIRVNAESAAFYRAGIVEHMRTDRRLQTLLKTQQSLINNQLWLSLGVNTFDFMGGFLSYIIIAIPIFAGLYDGLTPGELSALISRNAFVCIYLINCFTQLLDLCTTLSDVAGYTHRIGELKEVMDDVLREQCDYDPASGESYDFDSDFNIHGGPVDTAFIVDHLSYKSPYSDQRLVEDLSLTVSEGMHLLVVGNTGTGKTSLLRVLNRLWEAEQGFVQMTTCFGPRGTLFLPQKPYLTDGTLREQVIYPLKDIYPASGSVDDDRIMKFLELAGVSSLVKRTGGLDKVVDWNWYDVLSPGEMQRLCFARLFYLQPKYAVLDEATSALTEEAEAKLYRTCKQLGMTLVSVGHRTSLEKHHDLQLKLCGDGAWELKRIKVNPTETAM; encoded by the exons ATGTATGTTAACTGGAGGAAGACGCTAACGGAGAGTCTACACAAGGCCTACTTTCAGGGGCGGGTCTACTACACCCTCAATGTTCTCCGAGAAGACATCGACAACCC CGATCAGCGAATAAGTCAGGATGTGGAAAGGCTGTGCAAGCAGATGAGTGCCATGGCAAGCCGGCTGATTGTGTCACCATTCACGCTGACGTATTATACCTACCACTGTTTCTACAG CACTGGCTGGATGGGCCCAGTAAGCATTTTTGCCTTCTTTGTGGTTGGTACGGTGGCCAACAAAATCCTCATGGGGCCTGTGGTGTCCACTCTGTGCGAGCAAGAGAAACTAGAGGGCGACTTCAG ATTCAAGCACATGCAGATCCGAGTCAACGCTGAGTCGGCGGCTTTTTACAG GGCCGGTATAGTGGAGCACATGAGGACGGACAGACGCCTGCAAACTTTGCTGAAAACTCAGCAAAGTCTAATCAACAATCAGCTGTGGCTCTCTC TGGGGGTCAACACTTTTGATTTCATGGGCGGATTCCTCAGCTACATCATCATCGCCATTCCCATTTTCGCCGGACTCTATGACGGTTTAACACCTGGCGAGCTCAGCGCACTCATCAGCAGG AACGCCTTCGTGTGCATCTACCTGATCAACTGCTTCACGCAACTACTGGACCTTTGCACCACGCTGTCAGACGTAGCTGGTTACACCCACAG GATCGGCGAGCTGAAGGAAGTGATGGACGACGTCCTACGCGAGCAGTGTGACTACGACCCGGCTTCGGGGGAAAGCTACGACTTCGACAG TGACTTCAACATTCACGGTGGCCCCGTTGACACGGCTTTTATTGTGGACCACCTGTCCTACAAGTCCCCCTACTCGGATCAGCGTCTGGTGGAGGACCTGAGCCTGACCGTGAGTGAAGGCATGCATCTTCTGGTGGTGGGCAACACCGGCACGGGCAAGACGTCGCTTTTGAGGGTCCTCAACAGGCTGTGGGAGGCCGAGCAAG GTTTCGTCCAAATGACTACATGCTTCGGGCCAAGAGGAACCCTCTTCCTGCCCCAAAAACCATACCTGACGGATGGCACCCTGCGTGAGCAG GTTATATACCCACTCAAGGACATTTACCCTGCATCAG gGTCTGTTGATGATGACAGAATAATGAAGTTTCTGGAGCTGGCAGGGGTG TCAAGTCTGGTGAAGCGGACAGGTGGTCTGGATAAAGTTGTGGACTGGAACTG GTACGACGTTCTGTCTCCTGGTGAGATGCAGCGTCTTTGTTTCGCTCGACTCTTCTACCTGCAGCCCAAATACGCAG TTCTGGATGAAGCCACCAGCGCCTTGACAGAGGAAGCGGAAGCCAAACTGTATCGCACGTGTAAGCAGCTTGGCATGACGCTCGTCAGCGTGGGACACCGCACAAGTTTGGAGaag CACCACGACTTACAGCTGAAATTATGTGGCGACGGCGCCTGGGAGTTGAAACGGATTAAAGTGAATCCGACAGAGACCGCCATGTGA